The genomic region TATTTATAAAGAtagttaattataatttaatttttaaatgataATAAGTAATTTCTTTCAAGGTATagaataattcaccccccctcttatccTTTTGGTATTTTCAATGGTTTTAATGCCATGTTCCCCATCTAGGTCCATTTGTTAGGGTTTCCTTTTGAATACTTGAGTGAAAGGTGTTTGATAATCATCGCCAACTCTTTTGGGTAATTTTTCTATATTGATCCAATTACCAAATTCATTAAACAATTTTTATATGTGAGTTTTTGTGTATTAGTAGAAAAGGATAAGGTGCTTCCTTCTCAACGTACTTTATCCTCACATTTTGGTAATTAGGTGCAGATTATTGAATTTGGAATTTCTCATATTATCTATAATCATTATAAAAAACTGAGTCATGCCACTAGATGTTAGAACAATAAAGTTGACCATAGTTCGGAGGGAAAAAATACCTTCTAGAAATGTAAAATGCTCTTCTCACAGTAGAGAGAATCAAATGATGGATAACATAGGAGAAAAGCTCATTTGCTCTCTTAATGCTATGTGCTCTTCCAGTAGTTTTGTGGACAAAGAGATGTATCTAGTGGAGAAGAGttatcctcttcctccattcttTGAAAAGTAGAAAGTCTAGAAAGTTGAAAAAAGGAATGAATCTCATTTGCAAAACTTATGATTTCTAATGTTAAATATTAGGATTCTccatttttgtagaatttttgggATACGGACCTTGGTTATAAAGTTCACCAAAAATatttggaaatttttttaaaaaccccATGTGTTGGTCAAGGCTATGTTAAGATATCTTGTTGTCTTTGGTGGTTTCTTGTTGCTATTTTATTTTGGTTGGTTGGGTTTTTGTTTTCTTGTCCTTGGTTGTCCTTTGGTTGATTTTTGTGAAAGTTCTTTGTTCTCCTATTGTTGTTAATTATTTATCATTCTTAATGTAAAAGGCTTTGAACACATTCAAAACCCTTCTTATATTAATGAAAAACAtaggccatatgaaaagatattaatttcaataattaataatattaataaaactaACAAAATGAGAAGCCTCTACCTAGTCCAGCAATGAGGCTTCATAGCAAGGATAATGGTATGACCCCTATTGATAGCATCATTAAGAAAGTTAAGAATAACAATAAGGATGTCAGTCAGAAGAATGATAAATTGGTCAAAATGTTATAGTTTTATtgtttagaagttttgttttgttcttggTTATTGTTCTGTGGGACTACGATGCCCTGGGTTTTTATGGGCTAgttcactttttttttattttttatattgggTCCTTGATGGTTGTGGTTTAAGATAGTTTTTGGTTCTTTTTTGATGACTTTGGGTTTTTGGTCCGTTTTCCTTTGTAGTAAAAACAAAACCATACTTATAACGTACACACCTTTTCAATTAGCACAAATATTTATCCCCCTACTAGTAGGCGTGGTGAGTCTCTAATAATCATTTGTTGACTAGAAATGATATGATGTACCACGATTTATCTCAATCCTACTTTTCAAAAATATCAATGAGCATGTCATACTATCTCAATCTTGCCTCGCAAAAATTTCAATGAGCATTGTGTTTCATAACGTAAAATCTCTTATGCAACCATTTATTTAAGGTCCATAATGTTCAATATCTATTAGTGTGCACCAATAAACTCCAATATTTTTATTTAATCAATGTAATTGATTTTGTAAAATAGTTTATTGTGTTTCACTATCAGATGAAAGGAAATCAAAGAGGTTGATTGCATTGGAACAATACACTTATATGGATGTGtggtataataatattttattacgaTCATACAACTCTCATAAACTCAAAATGGATTTAAGATCTAGTGGAATATTTAAAAGGATCACTTTAATTTTTACATAAAAAATGCAATTCCTCCATTAAATGGTCATTACATTATTCTATGTGTAGCTAAAGAGAATGatttattatttgatctatttTTGTTACTTAGATCCATATCAAGAACTCAATGTGGAACCAAAAACTCCATATTTATCCAAGGAGTCAATAAACTCCACACTCATGAGATATGGATCTTAAGATTctacaaataaattataaaacatcGTATATGTTATTAATGCCAAGAAACAACACTACCATGGCACACATCTATTAAAAATGATCAATGGTCAATTTAAATCAGGCTAAGTACTAGTACAACCCTTTTGGAAGTGATACATCAATTAAAGAATGAAAATCAATAACAATCAAGAATTAAAATTGGTTAATTGTTATTTCTCTTAAAATTGTTTCCTTGTGTCTAAATTCATTTGTTGTTAAAGTCAAAAAGTAGGAAGGAATAAAAGAAAATCTTATTTGAGCTAGGAAAATACTATGATGCATGTTACTAATTTCTTATAAAGAGaatgaattaatatttattattatttgttaataTTACAAAGAAAAGAATAAGTTTGATAGTAAATGTGTAATGATTTATGAAATATGACCCCAAGAACTACTTCTACAACATATGCACAATTAATTTATCCCAATATAAAAGAAATGATGATAGCAGTCCCCTAATTACTAGATAGGCTATCTTAGGTGGGGAATGCCCCACTAGAAAATAATCTCATGTTGAGAAAATATCATGACCATTTTCTCTCTTGGGAAATTTTTCAAAATTATGAATGAATTTTGTCTCTTTTCTCTCCTTGAAACTTGAACTAATATCCTCAAGAATGTTATCCTCAACTTTACCAACAAGTCAACACCAACATCATTAGCCTTGGTATAAATTCCACCaccaaatatttcaaaaaaaaatttgtatgcCAACCAAGACCATAGCTAGTGATGGCTTCAAGGAAACCCTCCCAATCATCTCCATAAATTATCTTGAAAACTTGAATGATGATGTAAAACACAAGTACATTTGTAGCAAGGAAAATCTTTATCATAACACTAGACTTAAATGCAGTAATGAAAGCCTTTCCAACACAATTCATAGCCTCTAATATAGTTCTTTCATTTTCATAAGttttaatcttcattaataaaagaATGAAAAAGCAACAATGTTAAAGAACCAAGCCCAAAAAATTATAGCACCGAATATAGCATTTTCAAAACTAGGCTTGTGCCTGTTTTATTTGTGAAGGTGTAGGCTTGAGAACTGGTGATAAAATTCTCTACAAAACCAATGAACAAAATATTAAATCCCCAAAACACATAGTAAATACCATCAAATACTTTTACTCTACAAATAGTAATGATGGGGCCCTTCTATAAACTTGTTACCCTCAATTCTATCTCACTCAAATCTTGGGATAAACCctacaaaatttatttattttgtaggaCACATCCTCTAAGCATGGATATCGAGGCACTTATCTAACCCTCTTGTGCATAGTCAAGTTCTTTGATAAATCATATTGTTTAGATCCCTTAATTGTCTTTTGAATAATTGATAAAAGCTAGGTTTTCAAAGTTGGTCATtctatttttgtgtacttttaggGATTTTTCCCAAAATTAGATTGtttcttttcaaattttatgtATTTTAGGTTTTCACACCCAAAATAAAACTCACCTTTTTCATACCATCATGCATTTCgtgttttaaaacccgaagtgcacATCCTTCCATCAttatgtatttcatgttttaaaacTTGAAATACGCCATACCATTTAACCTTGTCTCTTTCCTCTCTtggaaacttgcacttatatcctCAAGAATGTTGTGCTCAACTTTACCAACAAGTCAGCACCAACATCATTAGCCTTCGTACAAATTCCACCACCAAATCTTTCAAAAAACATGTTGTAGGCCAAGCAAGACCATATCTAGTGATGGCTTCAAAGAGACCCTCCCAATCATCTCCATAAATTATCTTGAAAACTTGAATGATGATGTAAAATACAAGTAAGTCCATTTGTAGCAAGAAAAAGATTTATCACAACACTAGACTTAAATGTAATAATGAAAGCCTTTACAACACAATTCATAGCCTCTAATATAGTTCTTGCATTTTCATAAGTTTTAACCTTCATTAATAAGAGAATGAAAAACAATGATGTTAAAGCACCAAGCCAAAAAAAATTATAGCACTGAATATAGCATTTGCAAAACTAGGCTTGTGCTTGTTTTCCTTGTGAAGGTGTAGGCTTGAGAATTGGTGATAAAATTCTCTACAAAACCAATGAACAATATTTAAAAAACCCCAAAACACATAGTAAATACCATCAAATACTTTTACTCTACAAACAGTAATGATGCGGCCCTTCTATAAGCTTGTTATCCTCAATTCTATCTCACTCAAATCTTAGGATAAACCttacaaaattcatctattttataGGACACATCCTCTAAGCATGGATGTCGAGGCACTTGTCTAACCCTCTTGTGCATAGTCAAGTTCTTTGATAAATCATATTGTTTAGATCCCTCAATTGCCTTTTAAATAATTGATAAAAGTTAGGTTTTCAAAGTTAGTCATTCTATTTTTGTGTACATTTAGGGTTTTTTCCCAAAATTAGattatttcttttcaaaatttaTGTATTTTAGGTTTTAACACCCAAAATAAAATTCACCTTTTTCATACCATCATGCATTTTGTGTTTTAAAACCTGTAGTGCACATCCTTCCATCGTTAtgtattttgggttttaaaacttgaaataCGTCATACCATTTAACCTTCATGCATTttggtttttaaaacccaaaatgcacTATTTACTATTTGCATATGCATTTTAGATTTTAAAATGCGAAATGCATGTCTCTCATAAACATGTATttcatattttaaaactaaaaatataCATTCATCACcaatgaacatgcacattgattTTTAAAAGCCAAAGTACATGTCCTAAGTTCACTATTATATGCACATCAAAGTTTCGGACTCGATGTGCACTTTAGCTTTTGCATCACACTTGTACTCTGGATTAAAAATTGATATGCAACTTCTCTACTAGTCCTTTAGACATATCAAATGGGTTTTTATATCCAAATTACATGTCTACTACTTTGTATTTATGTATTTCAGATTTTAAAAACCGTAATGCATCTCATTGTAACCTACATCTTTTTCCCTTTCTCTGATACATTTTGGGTTTCAAAACTCAAAGTGCATCTTTCCAATATGCTGAAtcttagattttttttaaattgcatgaaacctaaaaaataaattaacactagaaaattttcaaaatcaATGTTGTGGATTCATTCCAGATGTTGGAACCTTCACCAAGCAAGATGACCATGTGATCTTTTTGACATAATGAGAATCAAGAAATTCTTCCTCTAAATAATTTGAAGGTCAATTTTAGTAATCATTAAAGGGACTTTGAGACAAAAATGACTACTACATCATAGCAGACTCTATCACACGAGTTTGAGCTATTTTCAGTCATACCTTGGGAATTGACGAATCAAATATGAAAGCGACCTTCCCAAAATTTGAAGAACtcttgaaaaaaatgaagatgatgaagacatatttctagacacttagccatttttcatgctTTCAAGTTATGTAGTTTGTACTTTGTTATCGACATTTTATATGAAATTACATATAAAGAAAACATAGGTCCTAAATCTAATTGGATTCTACTTTTGAATAAGTCAAATGAGTTGTAGATTTCCTATTTTTTCTCAAAGCTCTCCTCTATATAAAGGAAAAAGCCTCATTGTAAATATCTTATCTTTAGCTTATTTGTCAAAACTCTGCTAGTCTGAAGAGAATTTTATGACTTTGTGCTTAAGTTGTAAATCAAGTTTCAGTTAATAAAGAAAACAAATAGACAACAAATCTTTGTCTTAAATTCAATGTGTTTATGTGGTGAGATTGTTCTTACATCCCTGTCATTGTAGTATCttaaattgattgaattgtgtattgTGGAGAGGCAATATGTTTAAAAGTGATCAAATATaatcttgtagactttgtgctacatcATTATATTTGAAGTTTTTCATATCTATGATGGTAATAATTTGGAGACTTTGTGTTGTATCCTATTATCTAACTAGAGTAGTTTGAATTGTTGTGTATGTGAGAGACTTTGAGCTACTCATATATCATAATTTTGTTCTTGTGATAAAattggagaagaaatagaagaCTTTGGGCTTAAGTGGTTTTATTAATTACTTAGGAATTGTTGGTACATTCTGAGTTAATCTTTTGTGTAACTTGGTTATTTATCAGCTATTATTGCTTTTGTTAACATCTTGTGGAAACATAGGCTCTAATTGTTATGAGTTTTTGATTGGAAGATATTGCAAGAAGAGGAATACCTATTCTAAAATAAGAGGATAGGAGGAACATCTATTCTAAATTAAGAGAATATGATGCATGTAACACTCAAATAAGTACTCTTGTGTATATAGTGGTAGTTTTAGATATTAGTTTTTAAAGTAAGCAATAAGAAGGTGACCTCCCCTTTGTGAGAAGAGATACAATCTCATCATAATTGTGGTTGAAGTTATCATTTTATAATCAGTCATTTGATTACAAAATATTCACCTAGCAAAACCAATACCTAAAATCATTTTTCAGTAAACTAGCTTCTATTAGAACATTGTTTTTTAATGGGAAGGAGTTACAAGATATGTTACattcccaaataattatatctTTTGAAAGAGTAGGGAAGAGTTATATTCTAAAAAATGAAGAAAGTGAGAAGAATATATAGTTTGATTTCCAAGTCCTTTGAGAAACACTCTACAAAATGGCTATTTGTATGAAATTTTGTGGAAAGACACAATTTGCTCCTGAACAGGCAAGGAAAAAATCATCTTGTAGAAAATACTACAAGAATAACAAATGTAGACAATCAATATCAAATATCTATAGAAACCAAAAGAATAGCTAACTCTCTCTACCCTCCCATATGAAATGATATAGAGATGTTtccaataaaatattaaaaaacataaaagcTCAATAATAAATGACCAAAAGCACACTAATAAATATAAAAGGAATTATATTGATAAATTGGTGTTCTCCTATATCTAAAAGATCGTCAATGATTTAAATCTATTTTCACTAGCATGCCAAAATAAAACAATTTCAATTAAGCAGTTCAGATTTTCAAGATCCACAAAATAAATTAGACTTAAATTTCAAACAAATTACATGGAAACTATTCCATATTTATCTATTTGAAAAATATAGGATTTATTCCATTGATACAATATGTGCAAGGCAAGTCAATTGATTTAACTTGGATTCAACTTGGATTACAGAAATTGGATGCAACACCCctataaactttttaatgtgaccaaCAACACGTACTCTAATGCCTTCATGTGCCCATTTTGACATCCtaattaataattgatttattattgaCACTTAATAACCATGAATGTCAGAATAGGAATGATCAGATATTTAGAAATGGCTTTAGATAATACAAACTAGGTTCACAGTGGTGCCCACAATCCAAAGGGGTCGTCATCGTATTGAAAACCTATATCTTCATTCTCATTATTTTGAGAGACTACTAAATTACCGTGTGCGTTGAGGAGCTCTGCTTGAACGGTTGCGAGTTGTGATTGGAGATGTAAAACTTGGTTTTGCAATCGAGAAATTTCGGCGGTGCAACCGTAGATTGGATCATTCAATCTCGCACTTGCTTCATATACCAGGCTCCTTACCGCATCTCCTCTCTTTTCACCCGGAATATCCTGCCCAAAAAAGGAATGCTTTTGAAATATATAAAGTAGTCAATCTGAGTAGAAATAATGTCGAATGGAAGCACAGTTCAACATTTGATGCATACCTCAAGGATTTTTGCAATATTGCTGGCTCCAAATATTTTCCGCACAACAAAGAATTTGTGAGGATCGTTTGGTGGGAAATAAGGAGCGAGAATGCATTTATCTCCACACTTTTTTCGTTGAATCTTGCAAGGGCCACACGGGTAAACAATACGAGACATCTCTTCCCGATGAATTAGGTATCTTGCAGCACAACAGAAATAGCTTACATTACATATAGAAAGAATTAGGTATACGAGACATTATATATAGAAAGAAGATCAGAGTGGAATTCAAgaatatatagatgagatggataTAAGACAAAGAGTTGAGTCATAGATACAGATGTATTACGGTGTAAATACAT from Cryptomeria japonica chromosome 3, Sugi_1.0, whole genome shotgun sequence harbors:
- the LOC131874538 gene encoding LOB domain-containing protein 12-like, which encodes MSRIVYPCGPCKIQRKKCGDKCILAPYFPPNDPHKFFVVRKIFGASNIAKILEDIPGEKRGDAVRSLVYEASARLNDPIYGCTAEISRLQNQVLHLQSQLATVQAELLNAHGNLVVSQNNENEDIGFQYDDDPFGLWAPL